From the Caloenas nicobarica isolate bCalNic1 chromosome 2, bCalNic1.hap1, whole genome shotgun sequence genome, the window TGTACATAAGCTTCaaagtttcctttcctttttttatttattttatattttgcaatgtttttctcaatatttaataatttttccatgtttagatttttttttcttcggtGAAGCGAAGTTCTAGATTGTAGTCCCGGATCTttctgcaaacaaaaacaatgttgttaggttttaaaattaaagcagcaCCTTATGTTTTCTGACATGCTTTCTTCAATGGTAAGCCTGACAGTACTTCGGGCTTTCACAGTATCAATCATACTAAAGTTCTTTACCAGCAGTGTGTATTGGAGGTGTGCCCCCCCACTTTTTAAAGACATGGAAGTAAAGTATCCCAAGGTCTGTGATACCTGATAAGACAACAGAACTAAACAGTACCCTGCACAGCATGGCCTTGGACACTGGCTACACCCAATAATTTGTTACTGTAACTGTAACAGTAACCTGTTACTGTAACAGGTCACCTGCACTCTTAGTGACAGCTTATCAAATAACTGGCATTAGCAGTATTTTCAATTTCCAGCTATTAAAACATCACGGAGCATATGGAGTAATGGTCTCAAAGTTTGAGCATCTTAGTTTCAGACAATTTATTCAGCACTTGTTTATCTCCTGTGTGAAAGCatcattagcaaaaaaaaagagaaaaagaaagaagtgtgGAAAAAACATGACACATCCAAAAGGTAAGttgctaaaatgaaaatatcaagaaaaaaaaattaagtgttcAAACTGATGTCTACAAATGTGGGAAGTTCATAGACAGGCAAAACCTAACTGGATGGAATAGACTTCTATATCATCCTCAACTCCACAACATTTTCCCCTTTCAAAATTGTGAAGATACCACCTTTTGCCTCTTCCTGTCATGCAAAATTAAGATACTAACCTCACAGAaggcaataaagaaaaaaattaatattttaattgacATTAAATTCACCAAAAAGTGAAGACAACATGTAGTTTAGTTCTCACTTACTGTATAATTTTAGATTTCAGCAAGTATATACAAATTATAGTTCAAATAAGCTATTTAATTTCTAAGGAAAATCAGGGTTAGAGTGTCATCTTAAGTTTACTTCAGTTCCACAAGTTCCTCTTGAACAATAGTATGAATAGCAGCGTTTGACAGAACTGCACATTTTTGCATGCAGGCCTAGAACTAATTTCAACTAAATGTGCTGTTAAAAACAATGCTTTAATTACAGCTAAATATGTTAGACAAAACGTCAGTAGCATTTGCTAACCAAGAGCTACAGAACCAGACAATAGGCTTGAGCAAAAATTTGTTTACAATTGTGACCAtagctgcttctttctgtggCTGCAAATGACACAGAGCCTAGAAACATGCTGCTTGTAAGGCCATGGACCAAGGACTATTGCCCCGGTCAACTGTAAAACTGTAATGCTCAGAAAACTTACTTATTAAACACTTGGAACCCCAGTGGGGTTATTAACTGCCTTTTGAGCAGCCTCTTTAGCTTGGTGGGCTTGTAGTACGGCTACAGCTTCATCAACCTgttaagtaaaaaagaaaaattaataaaaggaaGCTTAGTGATTTGGGTATATTTTAGTTTATGAAACAGTTTAAATTACACATACAAACAATGTCTGcattgttaaaaagaaaaggacaacaGTTCCAGTTCATGTTAATGTAAGTCACTGCCACCCTCTGAAAGAGGATATTCTCACTTCTTGCCCTGAGCCAGCGTTGCATTGCTGCTACTACACTGTGCCAGCACAAACGCCTGTTAAATCAGTGTGGAGTTCATGGATGATAAAGCTCGCACAAGGCAGAAGTCTGCCTACCTTCGAACGAAGAGACTCAGGAGACTCGAGCATGTGGAGGAGTTCAGAGTTGTCAATCTCCAACAACATACCAGTGATCTTGCCCGCCAGAGTAGGGTGCATGCTTTGAATGAGTGGAAATAGACGTTCACCTGCAGAGATAAAAAATTATCAGTGACAAATCCAATCTGACAAACACAGTCCAGATTTAAGGGAAACACCTTGTTCTATTGCTAAAACCATTTATTCCACATTTCAAGACTAATAAAAGAGTACTTGGACTATCCCCTTCTGCTACGTGGCATAGAGAAAGGTACCATGTACATACCTAACATCTGCTTTTGTTCTTGTGGAGGGGCAGAAGCCAACATGGAAGCAGTCAAGGGTTCCTGACCTTGCACATGGACAGCAGGCTGCAAATTAATTTaacactgtttaaaaatcaaattctaGTTCACAGTTAGATGCAGCTTCAAATATCCAATGTTCCACAACTCAGCACAAGTAATACCTACACTGTCAGAGACACGGAAGAAATTACAACTAAGTCAATTCAATCAAATACTGCTGGTTATAGCTGAGTGATGCTGGAGATCAGTATCAAATTGCTCCATTGTGGAGCAAACACAAGGAGAATTCTGGCTACTGAGCAACTGGAAAATATGAAGTTACTAACACAGGATTACAACCTGTCCCAGGTGAACTTAAAACATACTTAAAATCCCAAGACTATAACTCTGCTGCCACAATGCAGAGCCTGAATTCTAGGATAACAAAGACAACTATCATGTGTCCCCCTCCTCCCTCTgcaaaaaaaacaaataaaaaaacccaatagaAGTATGGATCAGTTCCTAAAATTACATACCTGCTGCATAGCAACCTGCGGCTGTGTATTAAGATGCTGCTGAGGATTACGAACACCTGCAGCGTATTTGTACTGTGGTACTGTGCGTACAGATGGAGTAGCTGCAgtagctgctgctgcaggacgtGGACCCATTGTTTGTGTTGATGtattagctgaaaaaaaataacataatgcCATACatgaataattcatttttaaatttagaaacgGAATAATGAATTTAGGTATTATATTATAGATTCATCTCAGTAGTGTTGTCAACTGTCACATCACTGGTCTTATCTGAAGGCTGAAAGCTCAAGATGTCCTGGATGTTACTTTACAGTCACTTCACTAActaattgtttttcttacatGCTATTGAAGAAAGATCTGTATGAAAACATTCACTTTGGTtgagtattattttaatttcattctaacCTCCAAGGACACTTGATTTCCTGATCACATTATGTCCATAGTTATCATAAAGAAGATACTTTCATTAAGTAGAATAGCTAAAAAGTACTACTGCCTAATACATTCTGAGAGAATTAAGACTCCATTACAATCAATTCCAGTTCACTCAGTGATGTGCAGATTCTGCACACATGACACTGGCTCAGAGTATTCTATGACAAAATAATAAGAGCTGAAATTTTATCATGCCAGTATTTCTACATGCAACCTATTATTACAATTGCCGCAACGATGTTTAGAAATGGCAGAAGCTGTCATACAGTATTATTAAAATGCacattaaaagaagaaatgcttcAAGCTAAAGAAATGGGATCACAACAGGAGTCTTTGTTGGGACAATATTTAAGGTAACTACTAGCAGGTGATACTAGCTTACCCATGTAGTAAGAGCCAGAAAAGGAGGGAAGGGTCACCATGTGATAATGAACTTATGAGTGCTTTTGAGCTATCATTCTGAATcggcaaaattaaaaaaccagaaGTCTAATACTGAAGTTTGCATAAATGAAACTTACCAACACGCTGTGTTGACATGACTCGGGGAACCTGGGAAGAAGCTGGTCTCATGGTACTAAATGGTggtctgggtgctgctgggcgGATAGCACCAGGCATGTTCTGGAATGCTGTGTTTTAGAGAAAACATATCAAGTTACATGCTGAAACACTGAGTGGTGAAAAGAGTTCAAAAGTAATACCACTAACATAACAAAGAGAAGACTGAAACTGTAATGCCCTGAAAATGTATTCAAAAGTGCAAAGGTAAACGCTGTGGAGTTTACCCAAATCACTACAAAAAGGTAAAGAAGTGACTTACGATGAGGTCTGGCACCCTGCGCAGTCCAACGAGGACTAGGTCTAGCAAGTTGAGCAAGTTGATTAGTAGGGTAGTATGCAGCACGGTTCTGAGTCTGCCCAATATAAAAACATTGTGAAACTTTGTTATCTTTGAATGGCGTGCTAAACAGTCCATCACCTTTCTGCTATGAAATTAGAATGCTGAAATTATGGACACATGGTAATAGTTATATTTACTGTTAAATCGAACGGATTTTATACATAGTGCAAAACATTCAGCTGCTCATCTCTATGCGTACCTGTGGGATAGCTGCCATGAAGTAACCTGAAGGAGGTGCTGGCTGGTATGGGTTGATGACAGGATTGGGTACTGCTCTTACACTTGCCATTCTCTGCATGTACTGGTTGGTGAGATGAGCCTGGCGCTCTTCTTTACGCTGGGCTAGAGCTACATATAATGGTTTAGTAGCCACAATTCTACCATTCATTTCTGTGACAGCTTTGGTGGCTTCTTCAGGTGATGAAAAGCACACAAACCCAAATCCTTTGCTGCGACCACCTTCCATCATGACCTGTCAGTACAAAATTGAGTTTTAAAACAAGAGGATGTCGTATCTACTCAACTGGCAtgagtttcttttttcagcttACTAGAAGTGAGGCCACAGGTTTGTTTGATTGAATTGattcacaaaaagaaatataattgcTTAATTAATAGCTGTTTActgaatacaaatgaaaatcTCAGTGAAGTAATAATTATTGCACTGAAAAGATGTCATTTATCTCACATTACTAACAGTACTCAGTTTATTTCAAGAAAGGATGATCATATGTGTTTCACCTGAGTTGTACAATAATCAAGAAAGCAGATGTCTGTGTACATAGCAGTGGTAAGTGACTGGGTCACATCTGTTAGTCAATGAAATAAACCACTCTTTGGTGAGGGATCATGGTTCATTCTCAGAGGAAGGACAAGCACAAGCTGTAAACTTTACCTTTGCACTGGTGATTGTACCAAATGGGGAGAATTCTTTTCGAAGACGCTCATCATCAATCCCGTCATCAAGATTTTTCACATAAAGGTTTACACcctaaaaaaaaggcaagttagTTTTGAAAGTAAATGGTCTGTGTAAGTCTAAAAATATAATAGAATAAAGTTAGTCCTCTTGAATTAAAACTGAACCTGGTATCTGGTGATCCTGTCCTGCTTCATTTGTTCAAACTTGCGCTTCAGCTCCGTCTGtctttccacctttttctggGCCCGGCCAACATAGATTTGTTTCCCGTTGAGCTCTTTCCCATTCATCTCATCTACAGCCTTCAAGAATAAACAAAAGGTTAGCAGTGCTTTGCAATCCAATGTTTTTCAGgtatacaaaagaaaatgtaatacaaatataaaaagtTACATAAggattccagaaaaaaaaagcccatccATCTAAAAGATCACTAGCTGAAACAAAATACCCCAAGACTTCTTTGCTTAAAGTAAAATGGAAATTGTTTTCTGAATGTGCTTCTGTCCAGTGAAAGTCACAAGGTATGCAAAAAACTTTTCTTATATGAAATtgtggaaacaaaaccaaatcaaagcACATACTGAAGAACTATTTCTCCAGCCTGATCTTGCTAAAGGTAGAGAAAAGAACACAAATCACGTTGAAAAGCTCTAAAATTCACACAcctgatttctctttttaaaagtaacatcTGAAGCTGTAGTATCTACCAGATTTTCTTATACCATATGTTAAGTTACAGCTGGCatatgtgggggtttttttccccaatttttaatgtttcactAAAGACATACTTAAAGAGCACGAAAAtgcaaacttttcttctttacGCTGTTTTGAGTTACACCTATTAAGATGCAAAAACTCTGGCACAGATTTattcaattaatttaaaaccagaagtCACCGGTTCATTGTATACCTTCATGATCAAAGCAAATAAACATGTATTTACTGAGATATTAGAATGTTATTGAAAACACCAAACATGTGATTCTGGCTACTCTAAGAGAAACAATTCATCGATGAATGTATGCAAGCCTGAACAGTGTAGATGTAAGGCACACAGGATTTGTTTTAATCTCTTGCTTGTATACTTGCAGTACTGACAAATCACCAAAATGccttttgaaaagcaaacttTGTTGCCCTCATTTGTTCTGTGCTGAGTTTCTCTCTTGATGCTATGTCCCTACTGCCACAATCAACTGACACATCAAAGCAACCAGCTGACAAAGAATGAAGTTCTATAGCATACCAGCACGTTATTGACACATACACGCATTAAGAGGGGCCCTTATTCCAAAGTCACTCTTCAGAGTAAAAGCAACATCACAGGGCTCTGACTGTTTCCTTATAGCTGTGCCAAACATGCTCCACAAAACTAATAGCTTTCTTGCTGACTGTGCAGTGCTGAAATCTGAAAACACAATCCTTTCTGCCTTGCACAAATGTTTTGTGCAACCAAACTGCATCCAATGATTCATCTGGGTTTTGCTGAGATGTAATAATTTACTATACTTGTATGTTGCCCAGCATGACAGAGTCCAAATCTCATTGAGACCTTGAAGCCCAACTACAACAggttattaaattattaaagatTGCCCATTTCTACATTAATTCCAGCTGTCTCAGAGCATCTTTACTTAATACACTCCTCAAATCCACTAACATTTACTCAGAAGAAAGCAGTCTAAATCACAGAAACTATGCTAAGTCATTTAGGGAGCAGACACCTGTTCTTGCAGTGTCCCTGACCAATTAAAACCCCTTGACAAATTCACAAGATTTCAAATCACTCAATGAAACACATTATTTAGGTCTCAGGTATAAAATTCCTAAAATTAAGTCCAAAACCTTACTTTTTGGGCATCTTCATGTCTTTCAAAACTAACGAAGCCAAAGCCTTTGGATTTTCCACTCTCATCGGTCATAACCTTCACACTCAGGGCAGGGCCtaaaaagagaatgaaatacTTATGCTTTGTACACAGAGTGTATTCTCTTCATGTTTTGAAAATCCTGTTTAGAAATATCAATATTTAGCTTGTTTTGCTTGTATCACGAAGGATTCTTGCACCAATAATAATATCCAGTAAACATCACCCATTAATGTAAAACTGCTCATTTGCCCTGATGCTGAAGTTCAGCCATTATGGCTGATGTCGGTCATGCTGAGTTTCTTTCCTACTGTAATATCAAGTAAAATGGGGTAGGAATGTCACCTCAAAGGGAATGAAATTGTTTCCCTCATTAAAAATTACAACATTCAAAAAGCATTAGTGCTTCCATCCTTTGAAACAAGTATTGAAAGCCAGAGCAGAGGCCTTTCCATTAGGCGTGTGCTTCACTGTTTATCCCGGTGAAAGGCCATCTCAGTTTAGCAACTGCAAACCTTTGAAAAATAACAGTTCACAGACTCAATTGAGACAGACAACAGCAGCTAAATTCACTACTGTTTTAACTAGAGGTACTTCAGTAGTGGAAAGGAATTTCCTGTAAATGCTGCTTAGGGCTGCTATGGAATATCCCGCATACAaggctttttcttgctttacatGATATCCACTGTAGAACAGCAAAAGCatagaggaaataaaacacaaataaaaagcaaaccaaaataaacccgcacattgctgaaaagaaaatagatgtgTCCTATAAATCAGTATAAGAATCTTTAACTAAGGAGCAGTTTGCCATTTCCTGTTTCGATGGTGACACATCATATATATTTCCAGATCATGATCACATGCCTGCCATAATTTTTCCTCGTGCATAACTGAGGATCAAGACAGAACTGAATAGCTTGCCAAAGGAAAAGTTCCTCATAATTTCACTTAAGGTGAACCACCGCAATGCAAGTGAGTAATGAAAACAGAGATACTGGTAAAGATAAGTCTGCAGGTCaatgaaagcaacagcaaactCACTTGTCATGTATCCTGTAGTGAATAACATCGATCTGTATTAAAACAGAACACACTTCTAATTTGAAACTTAAACAATTCTGATGGCACTATTATATGTGTTATTCTACCTATTTAAAATTCTGCAGTGGATGTTACTGCACTTTGAATCTGAAACTGGAAGTACCAACTTTTCAGTACTTTTTAAAATCGACATTGGCCAGTCAGCTGATTCCTTCTATTACAAGGCACTGTACAGATAAGATATGAGACATAAGCTGAAGTTCACTCATGTCTATATAAACTTAAACTTTAAGACATTACCAAACTTGCCAAAGAGTTCCTTAAGTCTCTCATCATCCATGTCTTCTCCAAAATTCTTGATGTAAACATTGGTGAATTCCTTTGCTCTGGCTCCAAGCTCTGCCTCACGTTCCTTGCGGGATTTAAACCTTCCAACAAATCTAGTTGCAGGAGAACAGAATAATGTAGATAAAAGCAAATCTGTCAAGgtttaaaaatttactttaaTCCTCTGGCATCATACTTTATTCTTGAAAAGTTTCATTAACTATAGGCATGAAATTCTTtagacaaaatatttacaataaaaCTCTACCAGAAAAACAACCTCACCATCCTCTGCCACATCAGTGTGCTTATCACAATTACTAGCATAAACATGCTTTTCCAGCTGTTAGCGAGATTGTTCACTCTTATAAAACAGCCTTTGCCAACAGGAGCTGGACAATGGGAAAGAGTACTAGGTAGTGGCTAAACAGAAATTCTAGGTATCAGCAGAATCCCTCAACCATATTAAAAACTTGGCAGTCTTAAAGCAGCTACCATTTGCCAATCCAGTTATTAAGCAAGGGATATTTAGCTAACCTCCCCCACTTCCTTACACACCTTTCCAGTCTACATCAaagcaagacttttttttttttaaaagtaggcATAGAGAAATAAATAGTTCAACTTGTTCTTTAGTCAATTACCATTGCAAATTGGCTGGGAACACCAAAGGTCAGTTCATACCAtcagagaaagaacagaagcTGAACACACCACTCTACAAGCCAGGGAACCACTCTAGTACAGATGTTCCATGGCTAAAACGGATTTCTGATTGTAGCAGACTTTTGCTCTCAAATTTTATTGTATTGTCCAACTTTATAGTTCCAAATCTGACAAATCCAATAAAGTAGCACACAGTAACTCAACATTTCCTTAAACTTCGACAATTTCACCTGATTTATAGTAACCAAGGGTGGCAAGAATGATAGTATGATGTGTTCAGCAGATAGTGAGTGAAGTACTTTAATTCACTTTTAAGAGTCTAGCCTGAATagaaattcaaagcaaaattaacTCTCATCATATATTTTACCAAAGTTTACACAAATCATGCTTTTATGACTACATGCTGACCTattttactaattttaaaagactgtaTAAAGACGGAAGCTGAGTAAAAATATCCACAGTACACCAGTGAAACACAGAACAAGCAGGAAAACTGAAGTTCcaaaatatatatctatcttCTCCTTGTTTATGGCTTGATCCATCCATCTCTACAAGTAAAAATAATCCATGATGGTAAGCTGATGCTGATTTCTGTTATCCTTTTTCCAAACTTTCTCAAGTATTTACAGAGCTATTCTATTGCAACTATACCAAATACCATCATGATCCCTTAGGCAAAGCTGTGAGGCATTCTTGCCCCCTCCAAGCCTAGATATCACTAACAAAGCAGTCGAATAACTTTTTTCCCTACAGTATACAACAGTGATACTATTTAAAACATTATGTTTCtgtaagttttattttctactcCTATTTCCTAGATATGACTATTAACAGACATTCATATTAAAACATTAGTGTAACCCGACCGCTATTCAGGACTGAGTAACTCTAGAGTTTCATCCAAAAAATGGATAATGTACCTATCACACAACTCTTATAAAGGAAGTATTATGCAGAATACCTAATGGATTGTATTTTATCTCAGACCAGCAAGATCAGAAAACCAGAGAAGTTCCCAAATCCTCATTACAGCATTGGCTTGTAACACAACTAACAcaacaatatttttcctttgagtcCATTATTAGCCTTTTCTGAACTTTATTCTGGCTTTAGAATAGGCAGCTGGTAAAAGTTGTAGTATTCCTAGCGCTAAAATACTAACTCCTctttaaaattagaaattttTAGAACAACCTATCTTTTCTAGGTAAGCTTTAAATAGCTGTCTGCTGTAAAATGAATTTCAGTCTGTTGATCCTCAACTACATATTTATGTACTTACACTTTGCGGTCGTTAAGCAGCATACCATTCATTTTTTCAATAgctctttctgcagcttcttGTGTCTCAAAATGTACAAATCCATAACCCTTGGATCCATTTTCATCACATACCACCTGTTAAAGAAAAACCCTGTTGTAATATCCAGCATAaattgagggtttttttttgcgTCAAACCATTAAACAAACCAATAATTTTCCACTGACCTTACAAGATAGGAtgtttccaaaagcagaaaatgtgtcATACAAAGCTTTGTTATCAATTGATTTGTCCAAGTTTTTGATGAAGATGTTTCCTACACCGCTTTTGCGTAGAGATGGATCGCGCTGAGACCACATGATGCGCACAGGTTTGCCTTTAATGACATCAAAGTTCATGGTATCCAAAGCTCgttcagctggaaaaacatcacagaaatTAGTAGGAAACACTAAAGTTATCTTAACGAAC encodes:
- the PABPC1 gene encoding polyadenylate-binding protein 1 — encoded protein: MNPSAPSYPMASLYVGDLHPDVTEAMLYEKFSPAGPILSIRVCRDMITRRSLGYAYVNFQQPADAERALDTMNFDVIKGKPVRIMWSQRDPSLRKSGVGNIFIKNLDKSIDNKALYDTFSAFGNILSCKVVCDENGSKGYGFVHFETQEAAERAIEKMNGMLLNDRKVFVGRFKSRKEREAELGARAKEFTNVYIKNFGEDMDDERLKELFGKFGPALSVKVMTDESGKSKGFGFVSFERHEDAQKAVDEMNGKELNGKQIYVGRAQKKVERQTELKRKFEQMKQDRITRYQGVNLYVKNLDDGIDDERLRKEFSPFGTITSAKVMMEGGRSKGFGFVCFSSPEEATKAVTEMNGRIVATKPLYVALAQRKEERQAHLTNQYMQRMASVRAVPNPVINPYQPAPPSGYFMAAIPQTQNRAAYYPTNQLAQLARPSPRWTAQGARPHPFQNMPGAIRPAAPRPPFSTMRPASSQVPRVMSTQRVANTSTQTMGPRPAAAATAATPSVRTVPQYKYAAGVRNPQQHLNTQPQVAMQQPAVHVQGQEPLTASMLASAPPQEQKQMLGERLFPLIQSMHPTLAGKITGMLLEIDNSELLHMLESPESLRSKVDEAVAVLQAHQAKEAAQKAVNNPTGVPSV